The Campylobacter concisus genome contains the following window.
ATGATTGTCTAAAATTTATGCATTTTTACAAAGCTTTTTAATATCTTTTAACTACTTCTGATAAATTTAAAAAACGTATTTTTATAAAATTTTTTAAAGAAAAGACGATATCTTTAATTAAGGTTTAATGGAACTAAAGAGACTAAGGATAGTAAAATGCGAATTTCTAATAACCTCCCAACTACTAACTACCTCTCAAGAGAGAATATGGCAAGAGAGATGGGCTTTAAATTTAACGATATAAACGAGATACTTAGTAACGATATGGGTTATGGTATGACATTTCCTAAATACGCAAGGCTTGATAGAAAAGCTCAAGCTGCGTCTTATGATAGACATATATATCCACTATCTGGCTTTACAAAGGGTGATGAAGCAAAAGTCACTATCATAGGAAAGCTTAGAGGTTATGATCCTAACTTTACAAGCGAGCAGCTATCAGATCTTAAAAATTTCATAAATGAAAGTAAGGGTTTGTTTGTAGAGTACATACAAGGTCAGCAAGCAAAACCAGACAATGATAAGCCAAAAATTTTAAGAGATACCCCATATACTGTAAATGAATTTTTAAATGAATATCGTGGCGATAGCGATTTGCTATTTATGCAAAACTCAAGGACTATTGATATGCTTGATAGCGA
Protein-coding sequences here:
- a CDS encoding polyribonucleotide nucleotidyltransferase codes for the protein MRISNNLPTTNYLSRENMAREMGFKFNDINEILSNDMGYGMTFPKYARLDRKAQAASYDRHIYPLSGFTKGDEAKVTIIGKLRGYDPNFTSEQLSDLKNFINESKGLFVEYIQGQQAKPDNDKPKILRDTPYTVNEFLNEYRGDSDLLFMQNSRTIDMLDSDMSVDEFKEEWAKYVLKERFDLTLSSEDAKNAVNILKELNEKGVQNIDNLEKEDNAKEKKFTPIQVTKKSQTYKFEADERFKELYKFIKSEFDSGKSMFEILEKVAKLKVDKKA